One genomic window of Leptotrichia shahii includes the following:
- a CDS encoding MarR family winged helix-turn-helix transcriptional regulator has product MFTSKYKNNSEKSTGLLFMRVYNKWHSMIKKELKKMNLTHPQFVVLASLAYLSQNSNEVTQIMISKLSGIDVMTISQILGLLEKHNFVKRKEHSKDTRAKAVTLNKKGEEILQKAVPLVEQIDEFFFGKLDSDEEQFKHFLVRLNEE; this is encoded by the coding sequence TTGTTTACATCAAAATATAAAAATAATTCAGAAAAATCAACAGGATTGTTGTTCATGAGAGTATACAATAAATGGCATTCAATGATAAAAAAAGAGTTAAAGAAAATGAATTTAACACACCCTCAATTTGTTGTTTTAGCTTCTCTTGCTTATTTATCACAAAATAGTAATGAAGTCACACAAATTATGATTTCAAAACTTTCTGGGATAGATGTTATGACGATATCTCAGATATTAGGTTTACTGGAAAAACATAATTTTGTAAAGAGAAAAGAACATTCAAAAGATACAAGAGCAAAAGCTGTTACTTTAAATAAAAAAGGAGAAGAAATATTACAAAAAGCTGTCCCGTTAGTCGAGCAAATTGATGAATTTTTTTTTGGAAAGCTGGATAGCGATGAAGAACAATTTAAACATTTTCTTGTTAGATTAAATGAAGAATAA
- a CDS encoding SRPBCC family protein: MEFSFSLKIKAKKEDAWEYYANIEKWYDWEKDLKNITLKGGFETGSYGIMELEGMPPMEYHLTLVRPFEEFWDKTGTPFGDILFGHQIINNNDGSVNIKHTVILDSEDEQHLEFLSQVFSDVPQSIFILKNCLER, encoded by the coding sequence ATGGAATTTAGTTTTAGTTTAAAAATCAAAGCAAAAAAAGAAGATGCGTGGGAATACTATGCAAATATTGAAAAATGGTATGATTGGGAAAAAGATTTAAAAAATATCACATTAAAAGGTGGGTTTGAGACAGGTTCATACGGAATTATGGAACTTGAAGGAATGCCTCCTATGGAATATCATCTTACACTTGTAAGACCTTTTGAAGAATTTTGGGATAAAACAGGAACTCCATTTGGAGATATTCTTTTTGGTCATCAAATAATTAATAACAATGATGGAAGCGTAAATATAAAACATACTGTAATTTTAGATAGTGAAGATGAGCAACATTTAGAATTTTTAAGTCAAGTTTTTTCAGATGTTCCTCAATCTATATTTATTCTAAAAAATTGCTTGGAAAGATAG
- a CDS encoding amino acid ABC transporter substrate-binding protein yields the protein MKKMLLLMVLALSIFMCSVQKEEKKEENNANGIPKKIIVGLDDSFVPMGFKNEKGEIVGFDIDLARAVAQKLGSEVEFKPINWDSKILDLNGGNIDLIWNGLTITDERKKETEMTKPYLTSHQLIITKTGSSIKAKADLKGKIVGSQSESSGEEAVKKTGEDKTFKEFKTYAQYDQAFMDLDAGRIDAIIADEVLAKYTKKTKETQVKKELYNILSDNYGEEEYGIAAKKGNTKLIEAINKAIEELKADGTYQKIYSKWFKD from the coding sequence ATGAAAAAAATGTTGTTGTTGATGGTTTTGGCATTGAGTATTTTTATGTGCAGTGTCCAGAAGGAAGAAAAAAAAGAAGAAAACAATGCTAACGGAATTCCTAAGAAAATTATAGTTGGACTAGATGATTCCTTTGTTCCAATGGGGTTTAAAAATGAAAAAGGGGAGATTGTAGGATTTGACATTGATTTGGCTAGAGCGGTAGCTCAAAAGTTAGGAAGTGAAGTTGAATTTAAGCCAATAAACTGGGATTCTAAGATACTTGACTTAAATGGTGGAAATATTGACTTAATTTGGAATGGACTTACTATAACAGATGAGAGAAAAAAAGAAACTGAAATGACGAAGCCATATTTGACAAGTCATCAGCTTATAATAACAAAAACAGGTTCAAGTATTAAGGCAAAAGCTGATTTAAAAGGGAAAATTGTTGGAAGTCAAAGTGAAAGCAGTGGAGAAGAAGCGGTTAAAAAAACAGGTGAAGACAAGACATTTAAGGAATTTAAAACTTATGCACAATATGATCAGGCATTTATGGATCTTGATGCTGGAAGAATTGATGCAATTATAGCTGATGAAGTATTGGCAAAATATACTAAAAAGACAAAAGAAACTCAAGTCAAAAAAGAACTTTACAATATTTTAAGCGATAATTATGGAGAAGAAGAATATGGAATTGCCGCTAAAAAAGGTAACACTAAGTTAATAGAAGCAATAAACAAGGCCATTGAAGAACTAAAAGCAGACGGGACCTACCAAAAAATTTATTCTAAGTGGTTTAAAGATTAA
- a CDS encoding M13 family metallopeptidase, giving the protein MKKLIAISLFLVSVNLIYAENENTDNNKFSLERSYQNAGNTAALAAQKKSGFWDFYEKQQAKLLKEKDKELFNDLSTKSKAQDDFYKYVNENWDEKTQIPSTKPAWGSFYELNEKNQDFLRNLINELKNKKDSLTADEKKVITLYDSYSDMKKRNEEGLSPIQKDLEKINGIQNIEDLKKYNVEVTKYGSSEFYGWGVGTDLNNSKNNAIYLGSAGIGLSRDYYQKDTKENKAILEEYTKYVSDMLKYLGEDNTLERAKKIVAFEKGIANTLMTNEERHDVKKYNNPVKVSDLGTLSKNVDLAQYLKQLNVKTDKVIITELNYYKNLDNFVNDENIDIIKDYMRYNLISSAAGVLNDELGARSFEFFGKYLNGQKERETLEKRALNFTDGSLGEIIGKIYVQRNFSPEAKKNAKEMVDYIKKAMKNRIEKLDWMSAATKKKALEKLAKVNVKIGYPDKWKDYSKMTISSNDSLYDQLKGISEWDYNEELKKVGKPVDKTEWYMSPHTINAYYSPTSNEIVFPAGILQYPFYDYNKLEVASNFGAIGSIIGHELTHAFDVSGAEYDGDGNVKNWWTAEDKAKFDMATKKLENQFSKYTVGDGVYVNGKYTLTENIADLGGLNVAYDALQLYLKDHPNSSKAYPDTINKLFFLSFARMWRQKSTPEYLKNLAKTDSHSPNIFRVNGTLENIDAFHKVFETKPGDKMYKTPEDRIKIW; this is encoded by the coding sequence ATGAAAAAACTAATTGCAATTTCACTATTTTTAGTTAGTGTTAATTTGATTTATGCAGAAAATGAGAATACTGATAATAATAAATTTTCATTGGAAAGATCATATCAAAATGCTGGAAATACAGCAGCACTGGCTGCTCAAAAAAAATCAGGATTTTGGGATTTCTATGAAAAGCAGCAGGCAAAACTTTTGAAGGAAAAAGATAAGGAGCTATTTAACGATTTAAGTACTAAATCTAAGGCTCAAGATGATTTTTACAAATATGTAAATGAAAATTGGGATGAGAAAACGCAAATTCCAAGTACAAAGCCAGCTTGGGGATCATTTTATGAACTTAATGAGAAAAATCAGGATTTTTTACGTAATTTGATAAATGAATTAAAGAATAAAAAGGATTCATTAACTGCGGATGAAAAAAAGGTAATAACACTTTATGACAGTTATTCTGATATGAAAAAAAGAAATGAAGAAGGATTGTCGCCTATTCAAAAAGACTTGGAAAAAATAAACGGGATCCAAAATATTGAGGATTTGAAGAAATATAATGTAGAAGTTACAAAATATGGAAGTTCTGAATTTTATGGATGGGGAGTAGGAACTGATCTTAATAATTCCAAAAATAATGCGATATATTTAGGAAGTGCAGGAATTGGATTGTCAAGAGATTATTATCAAAAAGATACCAAGGAAAATAAGGCAATATTAGAGGAATATACGAAATATGTCAGTGATATGTTAAAATATTTGGGAGAAGACAATACACTTGAAAGAGCTAAAAAGATAGTTGCTTTTGAAAAAGGGATTGCAAATACATTAATGACAAATGAAGAACGTCACGATGTAAAAAAATACAATAATCCAGTAAAAGTAAGTGATTTAGGCACATTATCTAAAAATGTAGACTTGGCTCAATATTTGAAACAGTTGAATGTAAAAACAGATAAAGTAATAATAACAGAGTTGAACTATTATAAAAATTTGGATAATTTTGTAAATGATGAGAATATCGACATAATTAAAGATTACATGAGATATAACTTAATTAGTTCTGCGGCAGGAGTTTTGAATGATGAGCTTGGTGCAAGAAGTTTTGAATTTTTTGGAAAATATTTGAACGGACAGAAGGAAAGAGAGACTCTTGAGAAAAGAGCATTGAATTTTACAGATGGCAGTCTTGGAGAAATAATTGGTAAAATTTATGTTCAAAGAAATTTTTCGCCAGAAGCCAAGAAAAATGCAAAAGAAATGGTTGATTATATTAAGAAAGCAATGAAGAACAGAATTGAAAAATTAGATTGGATGAGTGCTGCAACTAAGAAAAAGGCTCTTGAAAAGTTGGCAAAAGTAAATGTTAAAATAGGATACCCTGATAAATGGAAAGACTACAGCAAAATGACAATATCAAGTAATGATTCGTTGTATGATCAATTAAAAGGAATCAGCGAATGGGATTATAATGAAGAGCTTAAAAAGGTAGGAAAACCAGTAGATAAGACAGAGTGGTATATGTCACCTCATACAATAAATGCCTATTATTCTCCAACTAGTAATGAAATTGTATTTCCAGCAGGAATTTTGCAATACCCATTTTATGATTATAATAAATTAGAAGTAGCAAGTAATTTTGGGGCAATAGGATCAATTATTGGACATGAGCTTACTCATGCATTTGATGTATCTGGTGCTGAATATGATGGCGATGGAAATGTGAAAAATTGGTGGACTGCTGAAGATAAAGCGAAATTTGATATGGCTACAAAAAAATTGGAAAATCAATTTTCAAAATATACAGTTGGAGATGGAGTTTATGTTAATGGGAAATACACATTAACAGAAAATATTGCAGACCTTGGAGGATTAAATGTCGCTTATGATGCATTGCAATTATATTTGAAGGATCATCCAAATTCTTCAAAAGCCTACCCAGATACAATAAATAAATTATTCTTTTTAAGTTTCGCAAGAATGTGGCGACAAAAATCAACACCAGAATATTTAAAAAACTTAGCAAAAACAGATTCACATTCACCAAATATATTCCGTGTAAATGGAACTTTGGAAAATATAGATGCATTCCATAAAGTATTTGAGACAAAACCAGGGGATAAAATGTATAAGACTCCTGAAGATAGAATAAAAATTTGGTAA
- a CDS encoding amino acid ABC transporter permease codes for MSQILPIFIELVKTLPNIIMLYILTILFSIPLGILGALAYTGKNKIVKFFISIYTWIFRGTPLMLQLMVVYYGIPLMKIGGYKIVLEPYTAATITFIINYAAYLVEIMRSGIESIDKGQHEAAKVLGYSYWQKIIYVILPQAIRRVLPTLGNEAITLIKDTSLIYVLAVTEVMKRTKELANIYYNITPYICAIIIYLVLSFAIDRLFKNIEKRNKVRI; via the coding sequence ATGAGCCAAATATTACCTATTTTTATAGAACTGGTAAAAACATTACCTAACATTATAATGCTGTATATACTTACAATTCTATTTTCCATCCCGTTAGGAATTTTAGGAGCGTTGGCATATACAGGAAAAAATAAAATAGTAAAATTCTTTATTTCGATTTATACTTGGATTTTTCGTGGGACACCTTTAATGCTGCAATTAATGGTAGTTTATTACGGAATTCCGCTTATGAAAATTGGTGGATATAAAATCGTGCTTGAGCCATATACTGCGGCAACTATTACATTTATTATAAATTATGCGGCATATCTTGTGGAAATTATGAGAAGTGGGATAGAAAGTATTGACAAGGGACAGCATGAAGCTGCAAAAGTACTTGGTTATAGCTATTGGCAGAAAATAATATATGTTATTTTACCACAGGCGATACGAAGAGTATTGCCAACATTGGGAAATGAAGCAATTACGCTTATAAAGGATACTTCGCTTATATATGTTTTAGCTGTAACTGAAGTTATGAAGCGAACAAAGGAACTGGCTAACATTTATTATAATATTACGCCGTATATCTGTGCGATTATTATTTATCTTGTACTAAGTTTTGCGATTGATAGATTGTTTAAAAATATTGAAAAAAGAAATAAAGTTAGAATTTAA
- a CDS encoding MetQ/NlpA family ABC transporter substrate-binding protein → MRKILSLLLAIALFLVACGNKNENKESTSSQSGAAKTEKLIVGATPIPHAELLNLVKDDLKKEGIELEVVEFNDYVQPNKALADKSIDANFFQHVPYMEDFGKKNHIDMVAVGNIHLEPMALYSKKIKNVNDLKNGDTLIIPNDPTNGGRALILLDKAGIIKLKDNTKLDSTPADIIKNPKNIKIETLSNEQIAPRLSEVAGAIINSNFAIDAKVTKNEIILIEGKDSPYVNVVTVLKENQNDERVKKLVKALQSEKVKKYIEEKYDGRVIPAF, encoded by the coding sequence ATGAGAAAAATATTATCATTATTATTAGCAATAGCGTTATTTTTAGTAGCTTGCGGAAATAAAAATGAAAATAAGGAATCAACTAGCAGTCAAAGTGGAGCTGCAAAAACTGAAAAATTAATCGTAGGAGCAACACCTATCCCGCATGCTGAATTATTAAATTTGGTAAAGGATGATTTGAAAAAAGAAGGTATCGAACTGGAAGTAGTTGAATTTAATGATTACGTCCAGCCAAATAAGGCACTTGCAGATAAAAGTATAGATGCTAACTTTTTCCAACATGTTCCGTATATGGAAGATTTTGGTAAGAAAAATCATATTGATATGGTAGCAGTTGGAAATATTCACTTAGAACCAATGGCATTGTATTCTAAAAAAATAAAGAATGTTAATGATCTGAAAAATGGAGATACTTTAATTATTCCAAATGATCCAACAAATGGAGGACGTGCATTAATTTTACTTGATAAAGCTGGAATTATAAAATTAAAAGATAACACAAAATTAGATTCTACACCAGCAGATATTATTAAAAATCCAAAAAATATTAAAATTGAAACATTATCAAATGAACAAATTGCACCAAGATTAAGTGAAGTTGCGGGAGCAATTATAAATTCAAACTTTGCGATTGATGCAAAAGTTACAAAAAATGAGATTATCTTGATAGAAGGTAAAGATTCTCCTTATGTAAATGTTGTTACTGTTTTAAAAGAAAATCAAAATGATGAAAGAGTAAAAAAACTTGTAAAAGCATTACAAAGTGAAAAAGTAAAAAAATATATTGAAGAAAAATATGATGGTAGAGTAATTCCAGCATTTTAA
- a CDS encoding AEC family transporter: MKELIFCLNATMPVFLLMILGYIFRKVGVIDLEFADKMNRFVFLALLPVLLFKELSVSDFSAIWDLKYLLFCFFTTCLSIVIMCVTSIFLKDRSIRGEFIQAGFRSSAALLAYAFVQNVYGEAKIVALMVIGVVPLYNVASVVILMLLRPKQGKLNRVVLKNTLKGVIKNPLILGILAGMVWAMLKIPQPVIMKKSISTFSAAATPLGLLALGASFDIKEVFSKIKIVLASSSFKLIILTAIFLPIAVKSGFKDEKLVAVLGMLGSPTTPTSFTMARGMGHNGSVTSGTVMVTTIMSIFTLTGWLYILKIAGLV; encoded by the coding sequence ATGAAAGAATTAATATTTTGTTTGAATGCGACTATGCCAGTATTTTTACTTATGATACTTGGATATATTTTTAGAAAAGTTGGAGTTATAGACTTGGAATTTGCAGATAAAATGAATAGGTTTGTATTTCTTGCTCTTTTGCCTGTACTTTTATTTAAGGAATTATCAGTATCCGATTTCTCGGCAATTTGGGATTTGAAATATTTGCTATTTTGCTTTTTTACTACGTGTCTTTCAATTGTTATAATGTGTGTGACATCAATTTTTTTGAAAGATAGGTCGATTCGTGGAGAATTTATTCAGGCTGGCTTTAGAAGTAGTGCGGCTTTGCTTGCTTATGCCTTTGTGCAGAATGTGTATGGAGAGGCTAAAATTGTGGCACTTATGGTAATTGGGGTAGTTCCTTTATATAATGTGGCTTCGGTTGTGATTTTAATGCTGCTTCGTCCGAAACAGGGGAAATTAAATAGAGTTGTCTTGAAAAATACGCTAAAAGGAGTTATTAAAAATCCTTTAATATTAGGAATTTTAGCTGGAATGGTTTGGGCAATGTTAAAAATTCCGCAACCTGTTATTATGAAAAAATCTATTTCGACATTTTCAGCAGCAGCAACTCCACTTGGGTTACTTGCACTTGGAGCGAGCTTTGATATAAAGGAAGTTTTTTCTAAAATAAAAATCGTGCTAGCTTCATCTTCGTTTAAGTTAATAATACTTACTGCAATATTTTTACCAATAGCAGTAAAGTCAGGATTTAAAGATGAAAAATTAGTTGCGGTGCTTGGAATGCTGGGAAGTCCGACAACTCCAACTTCATTTACGATGGCAAGGGGAATGGGGCATAATGGCTCAGTAACTTCTGGAACAGTTATGGTTACAACAATTATGAGTATATTTACATTGACAGGCTGGCTTTATATCTTAAAAATTGCAGGATTAGTATAA
- a CDS encoding MetQ/NlpA family ABC transporter substrate-binding protein: protein MKKILLVLVMALFFVACGNSDKSAKDAENKKVQKLKVAATPVPAGEILNVVKDDLKKQGIELEVVEFNDYVQPNKVLQSKEVDANLFQHIPYMENFSKKNGFEMVAVGKVYLPTLALYSKKIKSINDLKNGDTILLPNDPTNLARALILLDKGGIIKLNDNKNTEATLKDIISNPKNIKFEELSAEQLPPRLPEVAASIVNSSFALNAGLSYKDDGLLKEDKDSPYANVLATLKGNENDPKIQKLLKALQSEKVKKYIEEKYKDVIIPVF, encoded by the coding sequence ATGAAAAAAATTTTATTAGTTTTAGTTATGGCATTATTTTTTGTAGCTTGTGGAAATTCTGATAAATCTGCAAAAGATGCTGAAAATAAAAAAGTTCAAAAATTAAAGGTAGCAGCTACACCTGTTCCAGCGGGAGAAATTTTGAATGTTGTAAAAGATGATTTAAAAAAACAGGGAATTGAATTGGAGGTAGTCGAATTTAATGATTATGTTCAGCCAAACAAAGTGTTGCAATCAAAGGAAGTTGATGCGAACCTCTTTCAACATATTCCATATATGGAAAATTTTAGTAAGAAAAATGGATTTGAAATGGTAGCAGTTGGAAAGGTTTATTTACCAACACTTGCACTTTATTCTAAAAAGATTAAAAGTATTAATGACTTGAAAAATGGAGATACTATTTTATTGCCAAACGATCCGACAAACTTAGCACGTGCACTAATTTTACTTGATAAAGGTGGGATTATAAAATTAAATGATAATAAAAATACGGAAGCAACATTGAAGGATATTATAAGCAATCCAAAAAATATAAAGTTTGAAGAACTTTCAGCTGAACAGTTGCCACCAAGATTGCCTGAAGTGGCAGCGTCGATTGTAAATAGCAGTTTTGCATTGAATGCTGGATTGTCTTATAAAGATGATGGACTTTTGAAAGAAGATAAGGACTCTCCATATGCAAATGTCCTTGCAACATTGAAAGGCAATGAAAATGACCCTAAAATTCAAAAATTATTAAAGGCATTACAAAGTGAAAAAGTCAAAAAATATATTGAAGAAAAATATAAAGATGTAATTATTCCAGTATTTTAG
- a CDS encoding DUF3829 domain-containing protein, producing MKLKKYILIGVIALVAVVACDNKKNSKDKEKVKAANVKKDISNEEIKKYSEYLKISEEPNSEEWNDFFTEIKKDEFSDANGNIKNISGEIISIVNLDGSINLIGEYIKEITDVMQKSPKMEAIDKNAENLINSLIQEQKVLTEINDYFESGNYKTDKLGKVDELNEKYKVVLRNRLENSKILSSSLHEFAEEINKKMEIKLQKDGKTAKLNILKFLNSANIFEETAFGKNNLNFDEDEVKALEGANTKLQEAYKAVAGMTVENAKKENISESDFKKIKESSKALSENTQKMLTGVKNQNIQDVVVSASNILSAKTDLENVFNVLLIQK from the coding sequence ATGAAATTAAAAAAATATATCTTAATTGGAGTAATAGCTTTAGTAGCTGTTGTAGCTTGTGATAATAAAAAAAATAGTAAAGATAAGGAAAAGGTAAAAGCGGCAAATGTAAAAAAAGATATTTCAAATGAGGAAATAAAAAAATATAGTGAATATTTAAAAATAAGCGAAGAGCCAAATTCGGAAGAATGGAATGATTTTTTTACAGAAATAAAAAAAGATGAGTTTTCTGATGCAAATGGAAATATAAAGAATATCTCAGGCGAAATAATATCTATTGTGAATCTTGATGGCTCAATTAATTTAATAGGTGAATATATTAAAGAAATAACGGATGTAATGCAAAAAAGTCCAAAAATGGAAGCTATTGATAAAAATGCTGAAAATTTAATTAATTCTTTAATTCAGGAACAAAAGGTATTGACAGAAATTAATGATTATTTTGAAAGCGGAAATTATAAAACTGATAAACTGGGAAAAGTTGATGAATTAAATGAAAAGTACAAAGTTGTCTTGCGAAATCGGCTTGAAAACAGTAAAATTCTTTCTAGTTCTTTGCATGAATTTGCGGAAGAAATTAATAAAAAAATGGAAATAAAATTACAAAAGGACGGGAAAACAGCAAAATTAAATATCTTAAAATTTCTAAATTCAGCAAATATATTTGAGGAAACTGCTTTTGGTAAAAATAACTTGAATTTTGATGAAGATGAAGTAAAAGCCTTGGAAGGTGCTAATACTAAATTGCAAGAAGCATATAAGGCCGTAGCTGGAATGACAGTTGAAAATGCAAAAAAAGAAAATATAAGCGAGTCAGATTTTAAGAAAATAAAGGAAAGCTCAAAGGCATTGTCTGAAAATACGCAAAAAATGCTGACAGGTGTAAAAAATCAAAATATTCAGGATGTAGTGGTAAGTGCAAGTAATATTTTAAGTGCTAAAACTGATTTGGAGAATGTTTTTAATGTTTTACTGATACAAAAGTAA
- a CDS encoding amino acid ABC transporter ATP-binding protein, whose translation MVEVKNLKKQYGENVILKNINLHINKGEVLSLIGPSGSGKSTILRCIVDLESITSGEILIEGNNLTDKNVDRKIKKEMLLKTGMVFQTFNLFPHMSVRNNIVRTLKLVKNMNTEKAESLAKEMLSLVGLSDKINNYPNELSGGQKQRVAIARALALQPDIMLFDEPTSALDPELVKEVLDIIRKLKSQKITMLIVSHEMKFVREISDRVIIMEEGEILETGTSKQIFENPSSQRVREFLNANK comes from the coding sequence ATAGTAGAGGTAAAGAATTTAAAAAAGCAGTATGGCGAGAATGTAATTTTAAAAAATATAAATTTGCATATTAATAAAGGAGAAGTTCTTTCATTGATAGGGCCTTCAGGAAGTGGAAAATCAACAATTTTGCGATGTATAGTAGATCTTGAGTCGATAACATCTGGAGAAATTTTGATTGAAGGAAACAATTTAACAGATAAAAATGTAGATAGAAAAATAAAAAAGGAAATGCTCTTAAAAACAGGAATGGTTTTTCAAACATTTAATTTATTTCCACACATGTCAGTTAGAAATAATATAGTTAGAACTTTAAAATTAGTAAAGAATATGAATACAGAAAAGGCTGAAAGTCTTGCAAAGGAAATGTTGAGTCTGGTAGGGCTTTCTGATAAAATTAATAATTATCCAAATGAACTTTCAGGAGGGCAAAAGCAAAGAGTTGCAATAGCAAGAGCATTGGCACTGCAGCCAGATATCATGCTTTTTGATGAGCCTACATCGGCACTTGATCCGGAACTTGTAAAGGAAGTACTGGATATAATAAGAAAATTAAAAAGTCAGAAAATAACGATGTTGATTGTGAGCCACGAAATGAAATTTGTACGTGAAATTTCAGATAGAGTGATTATTATGGAAGAGGGTGAGATACTGGAAACAGGAACCTCAAAGCAAATATTTGAAAACCCATCTTCTCAAAGAGTAAGAGAATTTTTGAATGCAAATAAATAA
- a CDS encoding methionine ABC transporter permease, whose protein sequence is MGFDWIKFFQFQNMVVPLWETVYMVFISTIAALIIGLPIGILLVTSDEKGVKPNKTIHKLLDMIIVNITRSIPFIILMVLLIPLSRLLVHKSYGSIAFIIPLSLGSAPFVARIIEGALKEVDEGLIEASKSMGATTPEIIFKVMIPEAMPALVHGMTLTLISLIGYSAMAGTIGGGGLGNAAVIDGYQRSKPEVMWQATIVIILLVQIIQFIGNSIVKILTNKRKRV, encoded by the coding sequence ATGGGATTTGATTGGATTAAGTTTTTTCAGTTTCAAAATATGGTTGTTCCATTATGGGAAACAGTTTACATGGTATTTATTTCAACAATTGCAGCATTAATTATCGGACTTCCGATTGGGATTTTACTTGTCACTTCTGATGAAAAAGGTGTAAAACCAAATAAAACAATTCACAAGTTATTGGATATGATAATTGTAAACATTACAAGATCAATTCCTTTTATAATTTTGATGGTACTATTAATTCCGCTCTCAAGATTACTTGTGCATAAATCATATGGAAGTATAGCATTTATTATTCCACTTTCATTGGGATCTGCACCTTTTGTTGCAAGAATTATTGAAGGAGCATTAAAAGAAGTGGATGAAGGGCTTATAGAGGCTTCAAAATCAATGGGAGCAACTACTCCTGAAATTATTTTTAAAGTTATGATTCCTGAGGCTATGCCTGCACTCGTTCATGGGATGACTTTGACATTAATCAGTTTAATTGGATATTCTGCAATGGCTGGAACAATCGGTGGTGGTGGACTTGGAAATGCCGCTGTAATTGATGGTTATCAAAGATCTAAACCTGAAGTAATGTGGCAAGCAACAATTGTTATAATTTTACTTGTACAAATTATACAATTTATTGGAAATAGTATAGTAAAAATATTAACAAATAAAAGAAAAAGAGTATAG
- a CDS encoding methionine ABC transporter ATP-binding protein: MEGFIKIKNLIKKYQLNNGKGLVAVNNVNLDIEQGDIYGIMGLSGAGKSTLIRLLNRLEEPTSGEILVKQEIVDKKNNTITGYENKNILKFNMKMLREYRKKTGMIFQHFNLLNSRNVAENVAFPLEISKWKKKDIEKRVDELLEIVGLSDKKQNYPEQLSGGQKQRVAIARALANNPKILLSDEATSALDPRTTNSILELLKDINKKFGITIILITHQMEVIKKICNKTAIMSDGQIIEKGETKEIFLNPKTDLAKEFVGNISHEEFRTEEEKKQREENNGKLRLRLKYNEDQVNESYITKIIRKYDVEVNILSGFIDKVGDIIVGNLLIEISASEEKAKDIIEWLKENKIDSEVL, translated from the coding sequence ATGGAGGGTTTTATTAAGATAAAAAATTTGATTAAGAAATATCAGCTTAACAACGGTAAGGGATTAGTAGCTGTAAATAATGTAAACCTTGATATTGAACAAGGTGATATTTATGGAATTATGGGACTTAGTGGAGCTGGGAAGTCGACACTCATTAGACTTCTTAACAGATTAGAAGAGCCTACTTCTGGAGAAATTTTGGTAAAACAGGAAATTGTTGATAAAAAGAATAATACAATTACTGGATATGAGAATAAAAATATTTTGAAATTTAATATGAAAATGCTACGTGAATATCGAAAAAAAACAGGGATGATTTTTCAGCATTTTAATTTATTAAATTCAAGAAATGTAGCTGAAAATGTGGCTTTTCCATTGGAGATTTCAAAATGGAAGAAAAAGGATATAGAAAAAAGAGTAGATGAACTGCTGGAAATTGTTGGACTTTCAGATAAGAAACAGAATTATCCTGAACAGCTTTCTGGAGGGCAAAAGCAAAGAGTCGCGATTGCAAGGGCATTGGCGAATAATCCAAAAATATTGCTGTCGGATGAGGCAACATCGGCACTTGATCCAAGAACTACTAATTCTATTTTGGAACTATTGAAGGATATAAATAAAAAATTTGGGATAACGATAATTTTAATTACTCACCAGATGGAAGTTATAAAAAAAATATGCAATAAAACGGCAATTATGTCGGATGGTCAAATTATTGAAAAAGGTGAAACAAAAGAAATTTTCCTGAATCCTAAAACAGATTTAGCAAAAGAATTTGTAGGAAATATTTCCCATGAAGAATTTCGCACAGAGGAAGAAAAGAAACAACGTGAGGAAAATAACGGGAAATTGCGGTTAAGATTAAAATATAATGAAGATCAGGTAAATGAGTCGTATATCACAAAAATTATCCGTAAATATGATGTTGAAGTAAATATTTTGAGCGGATTTATTGATAAAGTAGGTGATATCATTGTAGGAAATTTGTTAATAGAAATTTCTGCAAGTGAAGAGAAAGCCAAGGACATTATTGAATGGCTAAAAGAAAATAAAATTGATTCGGAGGTGTTATAA